From Salvelinus namaycush isolate Seneca chromosome 2, SaNama_1.0, whole genome shotgun sequence, one genomic window encodes:
- the LOC120018022 gene encoding histone H2A, producing MSGRGKTGGKARAKAKTRSSRAGLQFPVGRVHRLLRKGNYAERVGAGAPVYLAAVLEYLTAEILELAGNAARDNKKTRIIPRHLQLAVRNDEELNKLLGGVTIAQGGVLPNIQAVLLPKKTEKAVKAK from the coding sequence ATGAGCGGAAGAGGCAAAACCGGAGGCAAGGCCAGGGCGAAGGCAAAGACACGTTCATCCCGTGCCGGACTCCAGTTCCCCGTGGGCCGTGTGCACAGGCTGCTGCGCAAAGGCAACTACGCCGAGCGTGTGGGCGCTGGCGCACCAGTGTACCTGGCCGCAGTGCTCGAGTACCTGACTGCTGAGATCCTGGAGTTGGCCGGCAACGCTGCCCGTGACAACAAGAAGACCCGTATCATCCCCCGTCACCTGCAGCTGGCCGTCCGTAACGACGAGGAGCTGAACAAACTGCTTGGCGGCGTGACCATCGCTCAGGGTGGTGTGCTACCCAACATCCAGGCAGTGCTGCTCCCCAAGAAGACTGAGAAGGCCGTCAAAGCCAAGTAA